In Humulus lupulus chromosome 7, drHumLupu1.1, whole genome shotgun sequence, the following are encoded in one genomic region:
- the LOC133790612 gene encoding protein DJ-1 homolog D-like has product MAKCERRVLLLCGDYMEDYEAMVPFQALQAYGVAVDAVCPAKKAGDVCRTAIHGLCGHQTYYESKGHNFALNATFDDIEFSKYDGLVIPGGRAPEYLAMNASVTDLVNKFSASKKPIGSICHGQLILAAAGLAKGLKCTAYPAVGPALVAAGAHWVEPESIKSCVIDGHQITGVTYESHPEFIRLFVQALGGNITGSDKRILFLCGDYMEDYEIKVPFQSLEALGCHVDAVCPKKKAGDTCPTAVHDFEGDQTYSEKPGHDFVLTANFEGLDASSYDALVIPGGRAPEYLALDKEVIAIVKHFMEANKPVASICHGQQILSAAGVLQGRKCTAYPAVKLNVVLAGATWLEPDPIDRCFTDGNLVTGAAWPGHPEFVAQLMALLGIKVTF; this is encoded by the exons ATGGCTAAATGCGAGAGAAGGGTTTTGTTGCTTTGCGGGGATTACATGGAGGACTACGAGGCTATGGTCCCTTTTCAAGCTTTACAGGCTTACGGAGTCGCCGTCGACGCTGTCTGCCCCGCCAAGAAAGCCGGCGATGTTTGTCGCACTGCCATCCATGGCCTTTGTGGTCACCAG ACTTATTATGAATCTAAAGGTCACAATTTTGCACTCAATGCAACTTTTGATGACATTGAATTTAGTAAGTATGATGGGTTGGTGATACCTGGAGGACGAGCTCCAGAATATCTTGCCATGAATGCATCAGTTACTGACTTGGTGAACAAATTTTCTGCTTCAAAAAAGCCAATTGGTTCTATTTGCCATGGACAACTGATCTTAGCAGCTGCTGGCTTAGCTAAAGGTCTGAAGTGCACAGCTTACCCTGCAGTGGGACCTGCTCTTGTTGCTGCAGGTGCTCATTGGGTAGAGCCGGAGTCCATCAAGTCATGCGTCATTGATGGTCACCAGATCACTGGGGTCACGTATGAAAGCCATCCAGAGTTCATTAGACTTTTTGTGCAGGCTCTAGGAGGCAATATAACTGGTTCAGATAAAAGGATTTTATTCCTCTGCGGG GATTACATGGAAGATTACGAGATTAAAGTTCCTTTCCAGTCTCTTGAAGCTCTAGGGTGCCATGTTGATGCAGTTTGCCCCAAAAAGAAGGCTGGTGATACCTGTCCAACTGCTGTGCATGATTTTGAAGGTGATCAAACATACAGTGAAAAGCCAGGCCATGATTTCGTGTTGACTGCTAATTTCGAAGGTTTAGACGCATCAAGTTATGATGCTCTTGTCATCCCCGGAGGACGAGCTCCAGAGTATCTAGCACTGGATAAGGAAGTCATTGCCATAGTGAAGCACTTTATGGAAGCCAATAAGCCCGTTGCATCCATCTGCCATGGCCAACAGATTTTATCTGCTGCTGGTGTCCTGCAG GGGAGGAAATGTACTGCATACCCAGCTGTAAAACTTAATGTGGTTTTAGCAGGAGCAACTTGGTTGGAACCTGATCCGATCGACCGTTGCTTCACAGATGGAAATTTGGTGACTGGAGCAGCTTGGCCAGGGCACCCTGAGTTCGTTGCTCAGTTGATGGCATTGCTTGGCATTAAAGTAACATTTTAA